A single genomic interval of Lathyrus oleraceus cultivar Zhongwan6 chromosome 7, CAAS_Psat_ZW6_1.0, whole genome shotgun sequence harbors:
- the LOC127101847 gene encoding uncharacterized protein LOC127101847: MDAQEAVQTCILSKRWINVWKKLHILTLLDYSELSGKLFEHFVFKFLSLRDDQTDIHSILLHPPFLRKECNKLVYHILKYAFSHHVQHLLIKFICFKPNCFSFSCPTLKSLELTSDHLISGVISIFPNSLNFPALTTLSLSHFTFFSNEDGCADPFSTFNMLNTLIIHHCQVLHKRHLCISNAKLENLSITMCYYMISRTYFEIELYAPSLRTFSFKGNHISKLFGSKSFSSSIKQLKINIRCFENIGKNYWILLNWLEQFANIESLMVDTYTLEVLFLDLLKVNPPSLINLKSLKIETSDVSYVCRYDEEINFLLQNSHSANVENIIVDAFDY, from the exons ATGGATGCACAAGAGGCCGTTCAAACTTGTATTTTGTCCAAAAGATGGATTAATGTTTGGAAGAAACTTCATATTCTTACATTATTAGATTATTCAGAATTGAGTGGCAAACTTTTTGAACATTTTGTTTTTAAGTTTCTGTCTCTTCGGGATGATCAGACTGATATTCACTCCATCCTACTTCACCCCCCATTTTTAAGAAAGGAGTGCAACAAATTAGTTTATCATATTTTGAAATATGCTTTTTCACACCATGTTCAACACTTGCTTATAAAATTCATATGTTTTAAGCCTAATTGCTTTTCCTTTTCATGTCCTACATTAAAGTCACTTGAACTTACTAGTGACCATTTAATTAGTGGTGTGATTAGTATATTTCCAAATTCCCTTAATTTTCCAGCACTAACCACCCTCTCTCTAAGCCACTTTACTTTTTTTTCCAATGAAGATGGTTGTGCTGACCCATTTTCCACATTTAACATGTTGAATACTTTGATCATTCATCACTGTCAGGTTTTGCATAAACGTCACCTATGTATATCAAATGCCAAACTTGAAAATTTATCTATAACTATGTGTTACTATATGATTTCCAGAACTTATTTTGAAATTGAGTTATATGCTCCAAGTCTTCGTACCTTTTCTTTTAAGGGTAATCATATTTCAAAACTTTTTGGCAGCAAGAGCTTTTCATCTTCTATCAAACAGTTAAAAATTAATATAAGGTGTTTTGAAAACATTGGGAAGAACTATTGGATTTTACTCAACTGGCTGGAGCAATTTGCTAATATCGAGTCATTAATGGTTGATACATATACTCTTGAG GTTCTTTTTCTTGATTTATTAAAAGTTAATCCACCTTCCCTAATTAATTTGAAGTCACTCAAAATAGAAACATCCGACGTTTCATATGTGTGCAGATATGATGAAGAGATAAACTTTTTGCTTCAAAACTCACACTCAGCAAATGTTGAGAACATTATTGTAGATGCCTTTGATTATTAA